Part of the Stackebrandtia endophytica genome is shown below.
ACGACGGGAACTCCATGGTGGCCTCCATCGGCAGAGGATCACCCGCCTGATCGACGACCTCACCGTCGGCGTAGACGACGCGGCGGACCAGTTGTCCCGCTTCGAACCAGGCGAACCCGTACGTGCTGGCGACGCTGGAGAAGACCACCGCCAGCACCCGGTGGGTGGTCTCGATCGTGGGTTCTGCTCCGATGAGTCGGCCGACCGCTCGGAGCTCGGGATCCCAGATCTCGGTCCAGGCTCCCGATTGCGCGGTGAACACGAAACCCGCCTCCATCTTGCTGGTGGCGGTGTCAAAGGGAACGTTCTCCTCGGTCACGCGCAGGTCGGTGAGACCGACGCCGGCGAGCGCGGCGGTGGGGTCGGTGTTCTCGACGAAGACGGCGGTCGTGTTCCATCCCATGTCGGTCAGCCTGTCAGATACCCATTCGGCTCCACGACCCGGTGGGCGTCAACCCGCACCGGAAGACGACATGACGTACCGACGCCGCGAGCTCCGCCTATCAGTCCTGAATGGATAAGTCGGCGTCGCCGGATGGAAGCAGATACGTCGCGAGGCGAAAGGTGGAGCGGCTCATCCGATCACGGTGCGAGGCGACGAAGTCGATCAAGCGACGTTGGTCGATCTTGCCGACTTCACGCAGGGCGGTACCGACGGGCTTGGTGACGAGTTCACTGGCGTCGTCGACCAGAAGGGCTGCCAGCGCGAGCGGGTCGTCGAGATCCCCCTGCCGAATAAGCCAGAAGGCCGCGGTGATGGCGGTACGCCGCTCGATCGCCTTGTCGGACCGGGCAAGTTCGAACAACGGCTGCCGTGACTTGTCGAGCAGGTACCAACCGACGACCCTGGGAGCCGCCCGATCAACGAGGTCCCAGATGTTGATGAACTCGTGGTGGTTCAGGTACATCTCATAGAGTCGCCGTCGCTCGTCGTCGTCCGCCCCGCGTCGGCGTGCCTTGAAGTCGAGTATCGAGATCCCGACCATGCGCATCTCGTACCACGGGCTGGACAACAGACCGGGGAGGTGCGAAAGATCGAGGTCCGTCCACTCCTTCGCCGTGGCGAATACCTGCTTCATCCGCACCCCGATCGCGTCCAGACCGCTGTCGGACGGCAGTCTACGAAGGACCTTGTCCCTCTCGATCGGGTCACGCCGGTCGTACAGGGCGGCTTGGATCCGTGCGTGGAGTTCGGTCATTCCACCGGCCTTCTGCCTGGGACGAATCGGAGTGTCCGCGTCATAAGCGGCAGGCACCCTGGATGGGTTACAACCTATGCGATGGAACACGACTCGTTCGGCGAAGCCCAGGACCCGTTGCGCGCGTGCACCACTGCACGACGACGCTAACGCGTCACCATGGTGATCAGATTCGCGACGGCGAGGACGATGCCGAGGCTTCCGATGACGATGACCATGTGTTGCGCCGGGACGAAGAACATCGTGCTCCGATTACGCAGAAGAGGTGCCAGTTGTTGCCGTTCGGTCTCCAGGAGGGCGGCGGCCTGCTGGCGCGCGTCGTCCTTCGAAGTCGGAGCCGGATGGCCGGGACCCATGTGGAAGGTGCCCTGTTCCACGAACTGATCGAGTTCGGTCTGTCGCCCTGCGACCCACTCGGCCAGTTTCGCGGCCGGACGCACCACGTTCATCCACCGAGCGAGAAACCAGGTGGGCACCGCACAAGTGGCGACGGTGAATCCGACGACGATCGGCACCGTATCGTCGGGTAGCCCGAGCCCGAGCCCGATGGGAAGGGCCAACAGGGGTATACCGAGAATCGGCAGTAGGGCGACGATACCCCAGCCACGCCAAACGATCACGGGATGTTGCTCCTTAGTTTTCCGAGGGTTGAGCACCAACCGAACGACGATAACGAGCGGTGTCGAGCCGTCGATCTTTCTGCACTCGTCACACCTCCGGTGGACCGAGCGACCCCCGATGGAGGCGTTACGATCCGAAGTACATAAAGGAGTTAATCAGCGCCGTGTACGGCGACGAAGCAGCGATCCGCCGACGCATCGCGCGACGACGACCGACACCCGCACCGAATGGTCCCATGTGGTCGCTTGTGCGGGAGGCGATGTGGATCTGCGGTTCTCGTGCCGTTTCCTGCCGATCGCCGATTGCCACGGGCTGCTCGCCGATCACCAGGATGAATACCTACAGCGGTCGGCCAGTCGCTGATCAGCCCCGACGACTCTCCGCCCGCTGAGCCATCTCGACGAAGTCGGCGGCGACTCGTTGTGGCTCAACGGCATCGGTGACGGCACGGCTCACGATCAGGATGTCCCAGTCCCGGTGATCGAGGCGGTCGTGGGGGCTGAACCCTCCGGCGACGGCGACAGGCAGCCGAGTGTGCTGGCGCAGGATCTCGGCCCGGTCGAGTGGTGCCTGACCGACCGGCACGAGGCCGGTCTCGGCGGAGACGCACAGACCGTCGACGCCTGTACTCGCCGACTCGACCTCACGGACCCATTCGAGGGTGGCGGTGGCCGGAACGTCCAGGATGACGGGTACACCGTATCGACGACCGGTGTCGCAGGCCCCAACGATCGACGTCGGATCGACGACTCCACTCAGGAACACCACGTCGGCTCCGGCGACCGCCGCCAACTCGACCTCGTCACCTCCCTTGTCGATTGCGGTGACCGCGGCCACGACGGTGACCTCGGGGAGGTGATCCTTGACGCGGGTGATGGCGCCGGTGCCGGCGGCCTTCATCAATGGCTCGCCCACCTCGATCAGCCGACAACCCGCCGCGGCAACGGCGGTGGCGACGTCCACGGCGTATTCGATGTCGTGAACATTCAGGGCCACTTGGATACTGCGGCGGTCGCGCAGTCGCCGCCAGGCTCGCGGACGGCTCGGAGCGGCGAGTGGTTCGCCCGGGGCGTCACACGCGGCCTCCCGGCGCAGCCGACCGAGTGGGCTTCGCCGCGCGGCCATACGCAGGATGGTCTCGGTCTCGGGTGCCAGTCGCCGGTGGCCGGTGGTGTTCTCGCGCAACAGCTTCCAGGTGGTGTCGGAGAACTCGTCGCAGTACCGGCGGGGTTCGGCGAGCAGCAGCAGCCGCTGCATCCCATCGCGGGCCGCCGAACGGCAGTTCATCCAGCGTGGATCATCCAATATGGCAATACATGCCGTCTTCGTCAACCCGGGATCGTTCCACTCCACAACCTTCTCCACTGTCGCACGCCGAACACACCAGTTCTCGTCGAACAGGAGGCGGTCGAGGTGGGGAACCAGTGAGGTCACGGCGGTGAGTGCCGCGACCACCGCCGCCCGGACACGATGGTCGTCATCGGACAGCAGAACGTCGACGGCCGTGGCCAGTGGTGCCACCTGTGGCCGAGCCACCGCGGCGCGACCGATACCGGCGCGGACCCGCCAATCGGGATGGTTCACCAACCGGCCGACGGTGGGTGATGTCGGGTCGAGCAGGTGCAGATGCTCTGCCAGCCAGACCGCCTGCCTGACATCGGTGACGTCGAGGTCGTCGGCCGCCGACGGCACCGGCGGTCGGGGGCTCGCCCGCCGGTCGATCGTGGACTGGGTCGACAGCATCACGGCGAACCGTTGCCTGACATCACGATCAGCCAATTTGAGCGCGGTGTCGAGCATCTCCTGGGAGTCGGGTTTGGGAATCCGGGTTCCGCCACCGGTCTCCCAGCCGGTAACGGTTCGCGGCGACACCCCGAGATGGTCGGCGAAACCACGCACCGTCATGCGCATCGCCGACCGCAGTAGAGCTGCGGTCGCGCCGGTCCACTGCTCTACCACCGTCATTCAGTCCGTCCTTAGCGAGTGTCCGGTCTCTGCGAGTGTCGACGGGTGGACCCGGGCCTCCATCGCCCCACCGGCCACCCACATCACGGAGGACGTCCACGCCGACCGGGACGTCGCCCACCATGGTGTAGCGATCCGTCATCATGGTGCTACACAGGTGCCACAGGACTGCCACAATCAGTGGATCCGTTGTGACGAAAACGTTCTCCCCATCGCCGAAGTGCCACACGGGTGCCACGGCGATACCTTCCCCGTCACCCGTTCGGGGGTCACAATGAGCTATCGCCGTATGACTGCGATCGGCGATGGGGAGGATTGGCACCGAGATGACCAGGCAGCTGTTGCTGGCCGATGAGCTGCTGTTGGTCGCGGTCAATCCCCGCACCGGTCGCTTGACCGTCAGTCCCCGGTTGATGGGATTCGGCCTGGGCGCGGCGGTGTTGGGCGAGCTCATCCTCGACGGCTACCTGTCGGTGTCACCGACCGGAATGGTCGAGTGGCTGCCCCAAATGTCGGATAGACATCCCCGCGATCCGCTTGGCTACAAGGTGGCGCACCAGGTAGCCACCGAGGCGCGGAGCCGACCGCTTGAGCAGTGGCTGCGGGTGTTGTCCCTCAACGACATTCGCCGCGACGTCGGTCAACGGATGGTCCAATCCGGACTCATATCCCCGCCTGCGCGCACCGGGATCAGCCGCCAATATGCCTATCGAACCGTCGCCGCGGCCGATCAAT
Proteins encoded:
- a CDS encoding DNA alkylation repair protein, which codes for MTELHARIQAALYDRRDPIERDKVLRRLPSDSGLDAIGVRMKQVFATAKEWTDLDLSHLPGLLSSPWYEMRMVGISILDFKARRRGADDDERRRLYEMYLNHHEFINIWDLVDRAAPRVVGWYLLDKSRQPLFELARSDKAIERRTAITAAFWLIRQGDLDDPLALAALLVDDASELVTKPVGTALREVGKIDQRRLIDFVASHRDRMSRSTFRLATYLLPSGDADLSIQD
- a CDS encoding orotidine 5'-phosphate decarboxylase / HUMPS family protein yields the protein MTVVEQWTGATAALLRSAMRMTVRGFADHLGVSPRTVTGWETGGGTRIPKPDSQEMLDTALKLADRDVRQRFAVMLSTQSTIDRRASPRPPVPSAADDLDVTDVRQAVWLAEHLHLLDPTSPTVGRLVNHPDWRVRAGIGRAAVARPQVAPLATAVDVLLSDDDHRVRAAVVAALTAVTSLVPHLDRLLFDENWCVRRATVEKVVEWNDPGLTKTACIAILDDPRWMNCRSAARDGMQRLLLLAEPRRYCDEFSDTTWKLLRENTTGHRRLAPETETILRMAARRSPLGRLRREAACDAPGEPLAAPSRPRAWRRLRDRRSIQVALNVHDIEYAVDVATAVAAAGCRLIEVGEPLMKAAGTGAITRVKDHLPEVTVVAAVTAIDKGGDEVELAAVAGADVVFLSGVVDPTSIVGACDTGRRYGVPVILDVPATATLEWVREVESASTGVDGLCVSAETGLVPVGQAPLDRAEILRQHTRLPVAVAGGFSPHDRLDHRDWDILIVSRAVTDAVEPQRVAADFVEMAQRAESRRG
- a CDS encoding GOLPH3/VPS74 family protein; amino-acid sequence: MTRQLLLADELLLVAVNPRTGRLTVSPRLMGFGLGAAVLGELILDGYLSVSPTGMVEWLPQMSDRHPRDPLGYKVAHQVATEARSRPLEQWLRVLSLNDIRRDVGQRMVQSGLISPPARTGISRQYAYRTVAAADQWWWWQRIRDFLTLPGRELPEIGDLCLLGIADAIGLRPSLLRDTPAEAVRILDGTREMPGPPGHLIRHTHVLTASQALS